From Cryobacterium sp. GrIS_2_6:
GTTGGTCCTTTGTTCTCGCTCGAACTCGAAGTTTCCTGCACGGAAGCTTCCTACACGGAAGATTTTGTAGGCAGAATTTTTCTACACACTAGGGCGGCTCGGCGAGGGCCGGAAATAGTGCATGACGAGGCTACAAAGGCGGGTGCCGCGCCCGGCATCCGTCTTGTAGCTTTCCACAGGGCCCGCACTCGAACGAGTGCCCTTAAGCACAAAAACGAGTAGTCCTAAGCGCCCGCCGCGGCGACGACCTCGAGCACTCCTGCCCCGTAGGCCTCGAGCTTCTTGGCGCCGACGCCGGAGATGCCGTCGAGGTCGCCGATACCGCCGGGGTTCGCGACCGCGATCGCGATCAGGGTCGCGTCGCCGAAGACGATGTACGCGGGCACGCCCTGCTCCTTGGACACGCTCGAGCGCCAGGCCCGGAGCGCCTGGAACGACGCGTCCTGCTGCGGGGTGAGGTCGGCGGCCGCGGCCTTCGCGGCGCCGGTGCGGGCGGAGGAGGTGGACCGTGCCGCACGCTCGGGTTCGCTGCGAAGCTCGACGGTGCGATGGCCGGCGAGAACCTCGGTGGCAATCGGGGTGAGCACGAGTGTGCCGTATTCGCCGGAGGTGGCGAGGATGCCCTGGGCGAGCAGCTGGCGGACGACGCCGCGCCACTGCTGGTCGGAGAGGTCGGCGCCGATGCCCCAGGTCGCGAGCTGTTCGTGGTGGTGCTGGGTCGTGCGCGGGGTGGTCTTGCCGCGCAGGATGTCGACGATCTGGCCGGCGCCGAAACGCTGGTTGCGCTCGCGCAGCAGGCGCACGATGGTGGAGAGCAGTTTCTGGGCCGGCACGGTGCCGTCCCAGCCGACAGGCGGTTCGAGGCACGTGTCGCAGTTGCCGCACGGCTCGCTCGCCTGGCCGAAGTAGCGCAGCAGGTTGACCCTGCGGCAGTGCACCGTCTCGCAGAGGGCGAGCATGGCGTCGAGGTGCGCGGAGAGCTTGCGGCGGTGGGCGAGGTCGCCGGGCGACTCGTCGATCATGCGGCGCTGCTGCACGACGTCCTGCAGGCCGTAAGCGAGCCAGCCGGTCGAGGGCAGGCCGTCGCGGCCGGCACGGCCCGTCTCCTGGTAGTAGCCCTCGACGGACTTGGGCAGGTCGATGTGGGCGACGAAGCGCACGTCG
This genomic window contains:
- the recQ gene encoding DNA helicase RecQ; this encodes MRTVFGYDSFRGEQAAIIDQVIGGGDAVVLMPTGGGKSLCYQIPSLVREGTGIVISPLIALMQDQVDALTSVGVRAAFLNSSQDSAERSRVERDYLAGDLDLLYVAPERLSSEATKRFLERGTIALFAIDEAHCVSQWGHDFRPDYLALSELAGRWPDVPRIALTATATDATHQELTQRLQLEGARHFVASFDRPNIQYRIVAKAEPRKQLLSFIKTEHPHDAGIVYALSRKSVEATAEFLRANGLNALPYHAGLDQAVRARNQSRFLREEGVIIVATIAFGMGIDKPDVRFVAHIDLPKSVEGYYQETGRAGRDGLPSTGWLAYGLQDVVQQRRMIDESPGDLAHRRKLSAHLDAMLALCETVHCRRVNLLRYFGQASEPCGNCDTCLEPPVGWDGTVPAQKLLSTIVRLLRERNQRFGAGQIVDILRGKTTPRTTQHHHEQLATWGIGADLSDQQWRGVVRQLLAQGILATSGEYGTLVLTPIATEVLAGHRTVELRSEPERAARSTSSARTGAAKAAAADLTPQQDASFQALRAWRSSVSKEQGVPAYIVFGDATLIAIAVANPGGIGDLDGISGVGAKKLEAYGAGVLEVVAAAGA